In Mustelus asterias chromosome 17, sMusAst1.hap1.1, whole genome shotgun sequence, the following are encoded in one genomic region:
- the LOC144506124 gene encoding uncharacterized protein LOC144506124: MDEGTSEGGTVLASASTSQFTIPDTDTSVGPVSGEASGSLSDEHDTSVNEHREEGTSEASGMRGPAGGEDSAGPRLHADPLRLLLPQLLEMQQQSQRMQEGLTATLDRLRGYWEESQSFQTDQLLSVLRGSQANTARMAATVESLRQEILTMSGRLQAIAESQRATAESQRAAAESQRATREGLNRLLEILRPMAERLESLQETQWDSAETERATAAALENVAQSQRVMAEGLQSMAQSQRALVVAIDR; encoded by the coding sequence atggatgAAGGGActtccgagggtggcaccgttttggcgtcagcttccacctcgcagttcaccatcccagatactgacacgtcggtgggtccagttagtggtgaggcttctgggtcactctctgatgagcacgacacatctgttaACGAACATCgggaggagggaacatccgaggcctctggcatgcggggacctgccggaggcgaggactcagctggccccaggctacatgctgatcCTCTGAGattacttctccctcagctgttggagatgcagcaacagagccagagaatgcaggaggggctgacggccacactggaccgactgcgaggctattgggaggagtcccaaagctttcagacggACCAGCTTTTgtctgtcttgcgtggttcccaggccaacactgcaaggatggcagCCACGGTGGAAAGCCTGAGGCAggagatcctcaccatgagtggaaGGCTCCAAGCGATAgccgagtcacagcgggccacagcggagtcccagagggctgcagctgagtcacagcgggccacaagggagggactgaacaggcttctcgagattctgcggcccatggctgagaggctcgagagcttgcaggagacccaatgggacagcgctgagacagagcgggctacggcagcagcccttgaaaatgtggcccagtcacagagggtcatggctgaggggctgcagagcatggcccagtctcagagggcacttgttgtggccattgacaggtga